One stretch of Pararhizobium qamdonense DNA includes these proteins:
- the ntrC gene encoding nitrogen regulation protein NR(I): protein MTGATILVADDDAAIRTVLNQALSRAGYDVRITSNAATLWRWISAGDGDLVVTDVVMPDENAFDLLPRIKKARPDLPVLVMSAQNTFMTAIKASEKGAYDYLPKPFDLTELIAIIGRALAEPKRKPQKLEDDPQDGMPLVGRSAAMQEIYRVLARLMQTDLTLMITGESGTGKELVAKALHDYGKRRNGPFVAINMAAIPRDLIESELFGHEKGAFTGAQNRSTGRFEQAEGGTLFLDEIGDMPMDAQTRLLRVLQQGEYTTVGGRTPIRSDVRIVAATNKDLKQSINQGLFREDLYYRLNVVPLRLPPLRDRAEDIPDLVRHFVQQAEKEGLDVKRFDQEALELMKAHPWPGNVRELENVVRRLTALYPQDVITREIIETELRSDIPDSPIEKTSSRSGSMSISQAVEENMRQYFAGFGEGLPPAGLYDRVLAEMEYPLILAALTATRGNQIKAADLLGLNRNTLRKKIRELGVSVYRSSRSA, encoded by the coding sequence ATGACTGGCGCCACCATCCTCGTTGCTGACGACGACGCAGCCATCCGTACCGTTCTCAACCAGGCGCTCAGCCGCGCCGGTTACGACGTTCGCATCACTTCGAACGCAGCGACGCTGTGGCGGTGGATTTCGGCAGGCGATGGCGATCTCGTCGTCACCGACGTCGTCATGCCCGACGAAAACGCCTTCGATCTTCTGCCGCGCATCAAGAAGGCACGGCCGGACCTGCCGGTTCTGGTGATGAGCGCCCAGAACACCTTCATGACGGCGATCAAGGCCTCGGAAAAGGGCGCTTACGACTATCTGCCGAAACCCTTCGATCTGACGGAACTGATTGCCATCATCGGCCGCGCCCTGGCGGAGCCCAAGCGCAAGCCCCAAAAACTGGAGGACGATCCGCAGGACGGCATGCCGCTGGTCGGCCGCTCGGCCGCCATGCAGGAAATCTACCGGGTGTTGGCGCGCCTGATGCAGACCGACCTGACGCTGATGATCACCGGCGAATCCGGCACCGGCAAGGAACTGGTCGCCAAGGCGCTGCACGATTACGGCAAGCGCCGCAACGGCCCCTTCGTCGCGATCAACATGGCGGCGATCCCGCGCGACCTGATCGAATCCGAGCTGTTCGGCCACGAGAAGGGCGCCTTTACCGGTGCACAGAACCGCTCGACCGGCCGCTTCGAGCAGGCCGAGGGGGGCACGCTGTTTCTCGATGAGATCGGCGATATGCCGATGGATGCGCAGACGCGCCTGCTGCGCGTTCTGCAGCAGGGCGAATATACCACCGTCGGCGGCCGCACGCCGATCCGCTCGGACGTCCGCATCGTTGCCGCGACCAACAAGGACCTCAAGCAGTCGATCAACCAGGGCCTGTTCCGCGAGGATCTCTATTACCGCCTGAACGTCGTGCCGCTGCGGTTGCCGCCGCTGCGCGACCGCGCCGAGGATATTCCCGATCTCGTGCGCCATTTCGTCCAGCAGGCCGAAAAGGAAGGGCTCGACGTCAAGCGCTTTGACCAGGAGGCGCTGGAACTGATGAAGGCGCATCCGTGGCCCGGCAATGTCCGCGAACTCGAAAATGTCGTGCGCCGCCTGACAGCTCTCTACCCGCAGGACGTCATCACCCGCGAGATCATTGAAACCGAGCTGCGCTCCGACATTCCCGACAGCCCGATCGAAAAGACGTCGAGCCGTTCGGGCTCGATGTCGATTTCGCAGGCCGTGGAAGAGAACATGCGGCAATATTTCGCCGGTTTCGGCGAGGGTCTGCCGCCCGCCGGCCTTTACGACCGGGTTCTGGCCGAAATGGAATATCCACTCATCCTGGCTGCCCTGACGGCAACACGGGGCAACCAGATCAAGGCGGCCGACCTGCTTGGCCTGAACCGCAACACTCTGCGCAAGAAGATCCGCGAACTGGGTGTTTCCGTTTACCGTAGCTCGCGCAGCGCCTGA
- a CDS encoding type II toxin-antitoxin system RatA family toxin: MPQFETRRPVKHSPDQMFDLIADVEKYPQFLPLCEALTVRSRKERDGKELLVADMTVGYKAIRETFTTQVLLNKADRVIDVKYIDGPFKYLDNRWSFEALGEGGCSVNFFIDYEFKSRILGAVMGSMFDRAFRMFSEAFEKRADAIYAAA, encoded by the coding sequence ATGCCACAATTTGAGACCCGCCGGCCCGTCAAGCATTCCCCCGACCAGATGTTCGACCTGATCGCCGATGTTGAAAAATATCCGCAATTCCTGCCGCTGTGCGAGGCGCTGACCGTGCGTTCGCGCAAGGAGCGTGATGGCAAGGAACTGCTCGTCGCCGATATGACCGTGGGTTACAAGGCGATCCGCGAGACGTTTACGACGCAGGTCCTGCTCAACAAGGCGGACCGGGTGATCGACGTCAAATATATCGACGGACCGTTCAAATATCTCGACAATCGCTGGAGTTTCGAAGCGTTGGGCGAGGGCGGCTGCTCCGTCAATTTCTTCATCGACTACGAATTCAAGAGCCGCATTCTCGGAGCCGTCATGGGCTCGATGTTCGACCGGGCATTCCGGATGTTTTCAGAAGCCTTCGAAAAGCGCGCCGACGCGATCTACGCGGCGGCTTAG
- a CDS encoding CinA family protein, with protein MSAWPDGIEARAGLLISAFSKRGLMVATAESCTGGLIAGVLTEIPGSSSVVDRGFVTYSNDAKIQMLGVANATLETHGAVSRQTAIEMVRGALSHSKADLAVAVTGVAGPGGGSAEKPVGLVHLAAASRGGNILHREMRYGDIGRDAVRMATVRTALDMLDEAAER; from the coding sequence ATGAGCGCATGGCCAGACGGCATCGAAGCCAGGGCAGGCCTGTTGATTTCAGCCTTTTCTAAACGCGGCCTGATGGTCGCCACCGCCGAATCCTGCACCGGCGGTCTAATCGCCGGCGTGCTCACGGAAATTCCGGGATCCTCGTCCGTGGTCGATCGCGGCTTCGTCACCTATTCCAACGACGCCAAGATCCAGATGCTTGGCGTCGCGAATGCAACGCTTGAAACGCATGGCGCCGTCTCGCGCCAGACGGCGATTGAAATGGTGCGCGGCGCGCTCAGTCATTCGAAAGCGGATCTGGCGGTTGCGGTGACCGGCGTTGCCGGTCCGGGCGGTGGCTCAGCCGAAAAGCCGGTCGGGCTGGTGCATCTGGCCGCAGCCAGCCGGGGGGGCAACATTCTTCACCGCGAAATGCGCTATGGCGATATCGGCCGCGATGCGGTCAGGATGGCAACCGTGCGCACCGCGCTCGACATGCTCGACGAGGCGGCTGAGCGCTGA
- a CDS encoding bifunctional 2-C-methyl-D-erythritol 4-phosphate cytidylyltransferase/2-C-methyl-D-erythritol 2,4-cyclodiphosphate synthase yields the protein MRAKEQFSCGVVIVAAGRGERAGALQDGPKQYRAIGGRPVITHTLDVFATWPMEKTIVVVIHPDDEALFAHAKGLISSDGPDITFVHGGPTRQLSVLAGLKALEGSGITNVMIHDAVRPFIDHALLDRCAAALKDGADALLPAIAVADTLKRGSADGKVLETVPRAGLYGAQTPQCFRFAPILDAHANAAASGRADFTDDASIAEWAGMPVTLIEGLVDNVKLTIKRDIAMADEKLTRNALPDVRTGNGYDVHQLIDGDGVTLCGIFMPHDQTLLGHSDADVALHALTDALLATCGAGDIGDHFSPSDPQWKGAASRIFLEHAAKIVRDNGGTIMNADVSLIAEAPKIGPHRQAMRENLANMLGISLDRCSVKATTNEKIGFIGRREGIAAIATATVVYSGEIK from the coding sequence ATGCGCGCAAAAGAACAGTTTTCCTGTGGTGTCGTCATTGTCGCTGCCGGGCGGGGTGAGCGCGCAGGCGCACTGCAGGATGGCCCCAAGCAATATCGCGCCATCGGCGGACGGCCGGTTATCACCCATACGCTTGACGTCTTTGCGACATGGCCGATGGAAAAGACCATCGTCGTGGTCATCCATCCCGATGACGAAGCTCTGTTTGCGCATGCCAAAGGTCTGATTTCCAGCGATGGGCCTGATATCACGTTCGTGCATGGCGGACCGACACGGCAGCTTTCGGTGCTGGCCGGGCTGAAAGCCCTGGAAGGGTCGGGCATCACCAATGTGATGATCCATGATGCCGTGCGGCCGTTTATCGACCACGCCCTGCTTGACCGTTGCGCCGCAGCGTTGAAAGACGGCGCCGATGCGCTGCTGCCCGCCATTGCCGTCGCCGACACGTTGAAGCGTGGATCTGCTGATGGCAAGGTGCTGGAGACGGTCCCACGGGCAGGTCTCTACGGCGCCCAGACGCCGCAATGCTTTCGCTTCGCACCGATCCTTGACGCCCACGCGAATGCCGCAGCCTCCGGCCGCGCCGATTTTACCGACGATGCCTCGATCGCCGAATGGGCCGGAATGCCCGTGACGCTGATCGAAGGTTTGGTTGATAATGTGAAACTGACGATCAAACGGGATATTGCCATGGCCGACGAAAAACTGACCCGGAACGCGCTTCCGGATGTGCGCACCGGCAATGGCTACGACGTGCATCAGCTGATCGATGGCGACGGCGTAACGCTCTGCGGCATTTTCATGCCGCACGACCAGACGCTGCTTGGACATTCCGACGCCGACGTCGCCCTGCATGCCCTGACCGACGCCCTGCTTGCCACCTGCGGCGCCGGCGATATCGGCGATCATTTTTCGCCATCCGATCCGCAGTGGAAGGGTGCAGCCTCGCGCATCTTTCTCGAGCATGCAGCGAAGATCGTCCGCGATAACGGCGGCACCATCATGAATGCCGATGTGTCGCTGATTGCCGAAGCCCCGAAGATCGGCCCGCACCGGCAGGCCATGCGCGAAAATCTTGCCAATATGCTCGGCATTTCGCTGGATCGCTGCTCGGTCAAGGCAACGACCAATGAAAAGATCGGCTTCATCGGCCGCCGGGAGGGCATTGCCGCCATCGCCACGGCTACGGTCGTCTATTCAGGAGAGATCAAATGA
- the dusB gene encoding tRNA dihydrouridine synthase DusB: protein MCPKDNHLQIPDLSSPFRVGRLSFRNRVVLAPMSGVTDLPFRQLAWRFGAGLVVTEMVASRELVGNASESWSRLKSSGIDPHMVQLAGREAYWMGEAARIAADNGADIIDINMGCPAKKVTGGYSGSALMRDPDHALSLIEATVKAVDVPVTLKMRLGWDENSINAPLIARRAQEAGVQMITIHGRTRMQFYNGTADWDAIRAVRDVISVPLVANGDVATREDANEILRRSGADAVMIGRSSQGRPWHAGVLAGRADHPDAAGIADIVAEHYGMMLEFYGADIGLRHARKHLGWYLSRFAPQLAAQDKAAIMTSTEPATALSGAVAAIAAGTGLGEQKDAA from the coding sequence ATGTGCCCGAAAGATAATCACTTGCAGATACCGGATTTGTCATCCCCGTTCCGGGTTGGCCGGCTCTCCTTTAGGAACCGCGTCGTGCTCGCGCCGATGTCGGGCGTGACGGATTTGCCCTTCCGGCAATTGGCCTGGCGGTTTGGCGCCGGCCTCGTCGTGACCGAAATGGTAGCAAGCCGCGAACTGGTCGGCAATGCCTCCGAGAGCTGGTCGCGGCTGAAGAGTTCCGGCATCGATCCGCATATGGTCCAGCTGGCCGGACGCGAAGCCTATTGGATGGGTGAGGCGGCAAGGATTGCTGCAGATAACGGTGCCGATATCATCGATATCAATATGGGCTGCCCGGCCAAGAAGGTGACGGGCGGCTATTCCGGCTCGGCGCTGATGCGCGATCCCGATCACGCCCTGTCGCTGATCGAGGCGACCGTGAAGGCGGTTGACGTGCCGGTAACGCTGAAAATGCGGCTTGGCTGGGACGAAAACTCCATCAATGCGCCCCTGATCGCCAGGCGGGCACAGGAGGCCGGCGTGCAGATGATCACCATCCACGGCCGCACCCGCATGCAGTTCTACAACGGCACCGCCGATTGGGATGCGATCCGCGCCGTTCGTGACGTGATCTCCGTGCCGCTGGTTGCCAATGGCGATGTCGCAACGCGCGAAGATGCCAACGAAATCCTGCGTCGCTCTGGCGCGGACGCGGTCATGATCGGGCGCTCGAGCCAGGGGCGGCCCTGGCATGCCGGCGTGCTGGCAGGTAGGGCTGACCATCCCGATGCGGCGGGGATCGCCGATATCGTCGCCGAGCACTACGGCATGATGCTTGAATTCTACGGAGCCGATATCGGCCTGCGCCATGCGCGAAAACATCTCGGCTGGTATCTCAGCCGGTTTGCGCCGCAACTTGCAGCGCAGGACAAAGCGGCGATCATGACCTCCACGGAGCCCGCCACCGCCCTGTCGGGTGCTGTGGCCGCCATTGCGGCCGGGACTGGCCTTGGCGAACAGAAGGATGCGGCATGA
- a CDS encoding two-component system sensor histidine kinase NtrB, translating to MTEKIGDEERRAVNSLPMAVLNAIQNPVILVDEKGLVAFANWEAEAFFGASANYLARHDISAFIPFGSPLLTLIEQVRERRAAVNEYRVDLSSPRLGADKLVDLYVAPVLSEPGSVVIVFQERSMADKIDRQLTHRAAARSVTGLASMLAHEIKNPLSGIRGAAQLLETSVNDEDRALTRLICDETDRIVSLVDRMEVFSDERPVDRHPVNIHSVLDHVKAIAKAGFARKIRITENYDPSLPPVYANRDQLIQVFLNLIKNAAEAVADKPDGEIMLTTAYRPGIRLSVAGTREKISLPLEFCVHDNGPGVPSDLVPHLFDPFITTKTNGSGLGLALVAKIIGGHGGIVECDSQSSRTTFRVLMPASKGPTAEDSEPLTIIKGQSR from the coding sequence ATGACCGAGAAAATAGGCGACGAGGAACGCAGGGCGGTCAATTCGCTGCCGATGGCCGTTCTCAACGCCATCCAGAACCCGGTGATTCTCGTTGATGAAAAGGGTCTGGTTGCCTTTGCCAACTGGGAAGCGGAGGCGTTTTTCGGGGCCAGCGCCAATTATCTCGCCCGCCACGACATCAGCGCCTTCATTCCGTTCGGCAGTCCGCTCCTGACGCTGATCGAGCAGGTCCGCGAACGGCGTGCGGCCGTCAACGAATACCGGGTCGATCTGAGCTCGCCGCGGCTCGGCGCCGACAAGCTTGTCGATCTCTATGTGGCGCCCGTCCTGTCGGAGCCGGGCTCGGTCGTGATCGTCTTCCAGGAACGGTCGATGGCCGACAAGATCGACCGGCAGCTGACCCACCGGGCTGCGGCCCGCTCGGTGACGGGACTGGCGTCGATGCTCGCGCATGAGATCAAGAACCCGCTATCGGGTATCCGTGGTGCAGCCCAGCTGCTCGAAACCTCCGTCAACGACGAAGACCGGGCGCTGACAAGGCTGATCTGCGACGAGACAGACCGGATCGTATCGCTGGTCGATCGCATGGAAGTGTTCTCCGACGAGCGGCCTGTCGACCGTCATCCGGTCAACATCCATTCGGTGCTCGATCATGTGAAGGCCATCGCCAAGGCCGGCTTTGCCCGCAAGATCCGCATCACCGAGAATTACGATCCGTCGCTGCCGCCCGTCTATGCCAACCGCGACCAGTTGATCCAGGTCTTCCTCAACCTGATCAAGAACGCGGCGGAAGCGGTTGCCGACAAGCCGGACGGCGAGATCATGTTGACGACGGCCTACCGGCCGGGTATCCGCCTGTCTGTTGCCGGAACGCGGGAAAAGATTTCGCTGCCGCTGGAATTCTGCGTCCATGACAACGGTCCGGGCGTACCTTCCGATCTGGTGCCGCATCTGTTCGATCCGTTCATCACCACCAAGACCAACGGCTCCGGCCTCGGCCTTGCCCTTGTCGCCAAGATCATTGGCGGCCATGGGGGCATCGTCGAGTGCGACAGCCAGTCGAGCCGCACGACATTTCGCGTTCTAATGCCCGCTTCAAAGGGCCCGACGGCCGAAGACAGCGAGCCTCTGACCATCATAAAAGGACAATCCCGATGA